The nucleotide sequence GGCTGTATCTGTTTGAGAACACGAACCGTGGCACCAAGCTCATTGCCGACTACTACATCTCCGTCGGTAAAGCCGGTGTGGGAAAAAATGTAGAAGGTGACCAGCGCACGCCCCTGGGCGTGTACTTTATTACCAGTAACCTCGATCCCAAAAGCCTGCAAGACCTGTACGGCACAGGTGCCCTGCCTATCAACTACCCCAATGTGTTAGACCTGCGGCGCGGCAAAACGGGCAGTGGCATTTGGCTGCACGGGACGCCGTCGGCTCAGTTTTCAAGAGCGCCGCTGGCGACCGATGGCTGCGTTGCCATCGCCAACCCTGACTTAGACCGCATCATCCAAACCGTAGAGATTCGCACGACGCCAGTGCTGATTGGCAAAAACTTCACTTGGACAACGCCCGCACAAGTGCAGCGCGAGCGCCAGCAGTGGGAAGAGACCTTGCGCCAATGGGCCAGCGCCAAGAGCACGGGGCGCTTGAACGAAGTGCTGAACTATTACGCCGCTGACTTCAATGCCGCCGGCAAAGACCGTGTGGCGTTTGCGCGCGCCATGCAAGCGGCTTTGGGCAAAGACAAGGGCAAACCCATTGAGCTCAACGACGTGTCGCTGATCCGCTGGAGCGACGAGGCTGAAATCATGGTCGCCACCTTTGGTGAGCTAAAGCAAGGCGCGCGTACCGGCAAAACCGTGCGCCAATACTGGCAAAAGCGCGCCGACACCTGGAGAATCATTTATGAAGGCGCGCAGGGCTAGCGCAAAGCCTTGCGCAGCTCTGCCCCCAGCTCAGGCTTGTGCGCAAAGGGGTCCGACGGATTGCGGATTTGCATGATGTCTTCCAAGCGCGTTTGCACCGAACCAATGGTCTTGGGGTGGCTGTAGATATAGAACTGGCGGGCGGCTACGGCGTCAAACACCATCTGCGCCACTTCGGCGGCGCTCACTTTGCCGCTGCCTACGGCCTTGTCGCTCATGGCTTGGCCAATGCGCTGGCTCTGGGTCAAGGGCGCGTCAGCGGCGTCTGCCGGGCGGTTGCGATGGCTTTGGTTGATGCCCGTGGGCACAAAGAAGGGGCACAGCACGCTGGCGCTGATTTGGTCGGTCACCAAAGAGAGGTCTTGGTACAGCGTCTCGCTCAGAGACACCACCGCGTGCTTGCTCACGTTGTACACGCCCATATTGGGCATGTTGACCATGCCGGCCATGCTGGCGGTGTTCACAATGTGGCCACGGTAAGCAGGGTCTTTGGCTGCGGCGGCCAGCATCATGGGGGTGAACACGCGCACACCATGGGCCACACCCATGACGTTCACGCCCAGCACCCACTCCCAGTCTTTGACGCTGTGCTCCCAGATCAGACCAGCGGTACCCACCCCTGCGTTGTTAAACACCAAATGCGGTGCGCCAAACCGGGCCAAGGTGGCGGCACCCAGCGCCTCTACATCGGCTGCTTTGGACACGTCTACCCGCATCGCCAGTGTGGGAGCACCCAAAGCGCTGACCTCGGCGGCAGCCTTATCTAGCGCGTCTTGCTGCACATCGGCCAGCACGAGGTTCATGCCCAGCTTGGCGCCTAGGCGTGCGCACTCCAGGCCGAAGCCCGAGCCTGCGCCGGTGAGTACCGCAGTGGTGTTGGTAAATGGATGTGGCATGGTGGTTTGTCTCCGGGAGTGTGGTTATTGCTTGATTTCTAGGCAGGCGAATTAAGGCGTCCACACCATCTCTAGGTGGGGGATGCCGTCTTCCATGTACGGCTTGTTGTCATTCACAAAGCCGTGGTCGGTGTAAAACTTTTCTAGGCGAGCTTGCGCGCCTATGCGCACAGGCTGCGGGCCCCACAGGGTGCTGACAGATAGCTTGGCTTGCTCAATAAGCAAGTGGCCAAGGCCCGTGCCGCGCGCCGAGGGGCGCGTCACCACGCGGCCAATGCTGGCTTCAGCGTACTTGCCATGCGCGGCAAAGCAACGGGCGTAGGCCACCAGTTGCGGGCCCACATAGCCCATGAGGTGGTGGGCAATTTGGTCGTAGCCGTCTACGTCTTGGAATAGGCAGTTTTGCTCCAGGCCAAAGACTTCGCTGCGCAGTTGCAAAAAGTCGTACAGCTCGTGCACGTTCAGGCTGTCAAAGGCACTGAGCTTCCAGTGGAGTTGGGGTTCTTTGGTCATACAGGTTTGGCTTTCTTTAAAACATAGCCCACCCGAGGGAAGTGCACATGCACCACACCGGCGCGCGCGTCGGTGCGACGCAGCGTGTACCGGGTGCGGGTGGCGGCCACCAACTCGCCCTCGGTGAGCTCAGACCCAAACGATTCTGCCTGCACCGTGACCTGGCTACCCAATGCGATGCCGTGCTCATCCTGAAAAACTGAAGCTTTTTCAGTGCTAGCACCCATGGACTGAGCGCATACTGCTATGGCTTCTGTAGCACTCATGCGCCCAGCCTGCCCATGGCCGATAGCCGCCATACGGTCCATCCACGCCAACACGGAGGGTGTTGCGTCCAGAATGGCGCGCAAAGCACCTACCGCATGGCGGGTAAACCAGAGCGCGTGGTAGGCCGAGAAGTCGGCAATGCACGGCGCACTGCCCATCAAAAATGGGCTGTCTTCCAGCATGCTGGCCATGCGGCGCAAATACGACTTGTAGGCGGCGGTGGCATCTGCGGGGCGAATGCGGTTCATGCCGGTGCTCATAGCCGCACGGTCGCCCGCGAAGGCTTGTGCAGCTTCTGGCGGGGCACCGGCAAACATGGCGGCCACTCCCTGGGGCTGCAGGTTGTAGGGCATGGCTGTCCAAAACAAGGTGGTGTCAGCCCACTGGGCAAACACACGGGCCATGCCTTTGTGCCCTTCGGGGTACAGGGTGGGCGTGGGCTGCACATGCTCCAGCACATCGCAAATCAAGGCCGTGTCGCAATACACATCGCAGCCGATTTGCAGCACGGGGGTCTTGCGGTAGCCACCGGTGAGCGCCACCAGGTCGGGCTTGGGCATCACCACGGGGATGAACACGGACTTCCACGCCAGCTGCTTGTAGCCCAGCACGAGGCGCACTTTTTCGGCAAAGGGGGACTGTGGGTAGTGGTGAAGAATGAGTTCGGCCATGCGTGTCTTCTCTGGTAGGTAGTTTGCTTAGGCGTGCGTGCGTGTGGCAGTGGGCATGGCACGGGCCAAGATGGTGTCAAAGTCCACGCCGTCGCCCAGCGTGCCAAAGGTGTAACCCCAGTTGCCCCCCAAGCGCGAGTCGCAAAAGGCTTGGAACACAGCGGCAGGTGCGCTTTGGTACAGCAGCGCGGCCTGCACGGCCAGCGCGACGTCTTGGGCCAAGCGGCGGGCCTCGGTTTCATGGGCCATGAGTTCAACACGCGCGGGCAAGGCGGCGGCCAAACGGTCAAGCGCGGGGTGCGCACCGCGTGCCGGTGCCAGCTCGCGCGCGAGCGCGTGGGCCACATCGCCCTTGCGCAAAGCGCGCAGCAGGTCCAGCGCCATGATGTTGCCTGCGCCCTCCCAAATGGAGTTGAGCGGCATCTCGCGGTAGATGCGGGCCATGGTGCCCTCGCCGCCCTCTTCCACATAGCCGTTGCCGCCCAGGCATTCCATGGCTTCTTGGGCAAAGGCGCTGCCGCGCTTGCAGATCCAGTACTTGGCAATGGGCGTGAGCAAGCGGCCCATCAGGCGCTCATGCGCATCGTCAGCATGGTCAAAAGAGCGTGCAAGGCGCATAGATAGTGCGCATGCAGCTTCACTTTCAATAGCAAGGTCGGCAAGCACATTGCGCATCAGCGGCTGCTCGATCAGGCGTTTGCCAAAGGCGTTGCGCTGGGCCGTGTGGTGCAGCGCGATGCTGAGCGCTTGGCGCATCAGGCCGCTGGTGCCCAAGGCACAGTCCAGCCGGGTCATGGTGCCCATTTCCAAAATCTGGGCCACGCCACGCCCTTCTTCGCCCACCAGCCACGCGGTGGCCCCCAAGAACTCAACCTCAGAGCTGGCGTTGGCTTTGTTACCCAGCTTGTCTTTGAGCCGCTGGATGCGGATGGCGTTGAGCGTGCCCGCGCTGCCGGGGTCGGCAAAGTCGGGCAGTACGCGGGGGATGAAAAAGCAGCTCAGGCCTGCCGGGGTTTGTGCCAGCACCAAAAAAGCATCGCACATGGGGGCCGAGAAAAACCATTTGTGCCCCACCAAGCTGTAGCGCTGGCCCCAAGCGTCGGAGCCTTGCAGCGTAGCTTGCGTGGTGTTGGCGCGCACGTCTGAGCCGCCCTGCTTTTCGGTCATGCCCATGCCCATGGTGAGGCCAGACTTGCGCGAATACAAGCTGAGCTGTGGGTCGTAGTTGGGGGCCAAGAGGCCTGGCGACCACGCTGCGTAAATGGCGGCATTGGCCTTGAGTGCGGGCATGACCGCATAGGTCATGGAAATGGGGCACAGGATGGAAGGCTCGGCCTCGGTAAACAGCATGAAGGCGGCAGCGCGGCGTGTGTGGCTAAAGGCTTGGCCGGGTGCCCATGGGCTGGCGTGCAAGCCCGCCGCTGTAGCGGCCGCCATGAGCGCGTGGTAGCTGGGGTGAAACTCCACCTGGTCAATGCGCCTGCCGGTGCGGTCGTGGGCGCGTAGCTGCGGGGTGTGCACATTGGCCAAGCGGGCGTGCTCTTGCATGGCCGCACTGCCCCACTGCGCGCCCAGGGTATGCAAGGCTTGCACATCCAAGCTCGGAGCGTTGAAGGCCAGCGCGGCTTGCAGCGCTTGGTTGTGGGCAAAAAGGTTGTAGTCCACCAAGGTCTCGGCCTGGTTGGTGACCTCGTGCGTGCTGTGCGGGCCGGTGGGTGCGCTCAGGCGTGGGGCGGGCTGCGTTGGCAAGGGCTGGCTGTGCATGGTGTGTCTCCTCAATCGGTTGCAAGGCTTGGGGTGCTTAGGCACCCTCTTGGTCTGGCTGAAACTCAAACGCTATACAAACAATAGCTGTCCGCGCAATACAGATGCGCGCTAAGCCGTGTTTTCTTCCATATTTTGTGCTTTGCGTGGACGTGGCAACAGCGCGCGCACAAACTTGAAGGTGCCAGTGGCATGCGCGCAGGCTTTGCCTTTGGCATCAAACACGGTGGCCTGGGTGAAGGCCAGCGTGGCGGTTTGGTGCAGCACGCTGCCCTTGGCCGTGAGCGGCCCCACAGCGCCGCGCATGAAGCTGGTTTTCATCTCGACCGTGACCACGCCCATCGTGGGCTGCAGCGTGCGGGCTGCGGTGGCCATGGTGACGTCTAGCAAGGTCATGACAGCGCCGCCATGGGCCACTTCATACGAATTCAAATGTTCAGGACCGGGTGCAAACGCCAGCTCGGAGTGGCCGCCCTCGTGGCTCACAAAGCGAATGCCCAGGTGCTGCACAAAAGGTGTGCCTACGCCCAAGCCCGGGACTGCGCCCGTGACATCCACGCTGGCTACATCCGCTTGCGCTTTCATGCCCTGATCCGCCATGCCTAGCCGCCAGTGACGACGCTCACGCCACCGTCCACCGCCAGCCATTGGCCGGTGATGTGCTTGCCAGCGGCAGAGGCGTACAACACAGCCAAGCCTTTGAGGTCTTCGTCATCGCCCAAGCGCTTGAGCGGTGCGCCTGCGGCCAAGCGCTCTTCGCCCATGGCTTTGAGGGTGCCCATGGTCATCTTGCTGGGGAAGAAGCCGGGGCAAATGGCGTTGACATTGATGTTGTACTTGCCCCATTCGGCGGCCAAGGCGCGGGTGAAGTTGAGCACCGCGCCTTTGGAGGTGTTGTAGGCAATGGTGTTCATGCCTTCGGGGTTGCCGTTCAGGCCGGCAATGGACGCCACGTTGATGATGCGCCCACTCTTGCGGCCAATCATGCTTTTCTTGGCGATGGCTTGGCTGAGCAAAAAGTAGCCCCGCACGTTGAGGTTCATCACCTTGTCCCAGGCCTCGGCGCTGTGGTCTTCAGCGGGCGCACCCCAGGCGGCACCTGCGTTGTTGACCAAAATATCGACATCGCCCATGCGCTGCAAGGTCTCGTCGGCCAGGCGGGTGATTTCCGTGTCTTTGGCGCAGTCAGCGGCAACCCAGCGTGCATCAATGCCAGCGCCTTGCAGCTCAGCCACCGCTACTTCCAGGTCTTCGGCCTTGCGCGAACTGATCATCACTTTGGCCCCCGCCTCGCCCAAGGCGTGGGCAATTTGCAGGCCTAGGCCGCGTGAGCCGCCAGTGACCAAGGCGGTTTTGCCGGTGAGGTCAAACAGTTGTTGAATAGTGCGTGCAGTCATGGTGTTCCTCAAATAGTTGTGTTGTGTGTTTGCGCCTTGCCACTCAGACCAGGCCGGTGTTTATGTGTCGTCGCGCAGGCGGGAGCGAATCAAAATCAGCATCACACCCGCCACCACGGCAGCGCCGCCGCCCAGGTAAAACTCGGTGGCGTCAGAGGCTTGGGTGCGCTCGGCAAAGTTGCCCAGCACCATCAGCATCAAGCCGCCATAAATCAGCACCCAGGTGAGGCGCTCCATACGCACCAAACGCTTGTTGGTGCTGCCGTTGTATTTCTTGAAAAAGCCCATTTAAAAAGCCTCGCTAGGGAATGTGGCACAGGTCATATCCCGTGATTGCACCACAGCCAGCCAGGCTTTTGTCTTGGGAAGTTCGTAATGGAAAAAGTAGCGCGCGCAACCCACATGGCCTTGGGTAGACACCTCGCTTTGCGCAGGGTCGTTGTCCAGCGCACACGCGGCAACGTCCAGCCAAATCCAGGCCAGCACCGTGTGGCCAAAGGCCTGCATATAAGGCACCGCATTGGCCAGAGCGTCCGTGGGCACGCCGGTAGACCAGGCTTGTTGGGTGGCCTCGCCCACGTCTTGCAGCGTGCGGCCCAAGGCTTTGGCGTGCAATGCCAAGGCGGGTATGCCACTGGCACGGTGTACGGTGGCCATGATGCGGTGAGACAGCAGTTTGAGACCCTTGCCTTCGTCCATCAACACTTTGCGGCCTAGCAGATCCATGGCTTGGATGCCGTGGGTGCCTTCATGGATCATGTTCAGGCGGTTGTCGCGCCAGTATTGCTCCACCGGAAAATCGCGCGTGTAGCCATAGCCGCCATGCACTTGAATGGCCAGTGAGTTGGCCTCCAAACACCATTCGCTAGGCCAGCTTTTGGCAATGGGCAGCAGCACTTCGAGCAGGAGGCGCGCGTCTGCCACTTCCGCCGGGTTGCCAGTGTGTTGCTCGTCCACCAAGCGGGCGCAGTACAGCTCTAGCGCCAAGGCGCCCTCGCAGTAGGCCTTTTGCGCCAGCAGCATGCGCTTGACATCGGCGTGTTCAATGATGCGGGTTTGAGGCTGCGCAGGGTCTTTGCCGTTGCCCGTGATAGGCCGACCTTGAGGGCGGTTTTGGGCGTAGTCCAAGGCAGCGTAGTAGCCTGCCATGCCCAGCATGGTGGCCGCCATGCCCACGCCAATGCGGGCCTCGTTCATCATGTGGAACATGCACTGCAAGCCCTTGCCAGGTTGGCCTACCAGGTAGCCAATGGCCCCTGCCCCGCCACCCCAAGGGCCGCCAGCTTGCGCATCCACCGAGAACTTGCCTTCACCAAAATTGAGCAAGCAGTTGGTAGTGCCGCGCCAGCCCAGCTTGTGGTTGAGGCCAGCCAAGGCCACATCGTTGCGCACACCCGTGAGTTGGCCTTGCGTGTCCACCAGTTTCTTGGGCACGATGAAGAGTGAAATGCCTTTGGTGCCGGGCACGAGCTTACCGTCAGCGTCCGGGATTTTGGCCAAGACCAAATGCACGATGTTCTCCGTCAGCTCATGGTCGCCAGCCGAGATCCACATCTTGTTGCCCTTGAGGCGGTAGCGCGCACCCAAGGGGTCTTGCTCCCACGGCGTGCTGCTACCCGTGTCGGGCACCGCGCGGGTGGTAATGTCAGACAGGCTGGAGCCCGCTTGGGGCTCAGACAAGCACATGGTGCCCGCCCAGCGGCCAGCAAATTCGTTTTTGGCAAAGACTTCTTTTTGCAGCTCAGTGCCATGGGCCATGAGCAAATTGGCATTGCCCCCTGTGAGCAATGCCGCGCTAATGCCCACCGAGGCGCAGGAGAAAAATGCATTGGCCGCCAACTCCACGGTGTACGGCAGTTGCATGCCGCCTAGCGCGTAGTCTTGCGCGGCGCTAAGCATGCCCGAGGCCACAAACGCGTCATGCGCGTCTTGCGTGGCTTGCGGCAAGACCACTTTATCACCGTCAAAGTGCGGCTCTTGCACATCAATCAAGCGGTTGAACGGGGCGTACTTCTCACGGGCAATGCGCTCGCAAGTGTCCAGCACCGCGTCAAACGTTTCGCGGTTGTGATCAGTAAAACGCTCGCGGCTGGTGAGCGACAGCGTGTCCAGCCAGTCGTGCAGCAAGAAATCGAGGGTGGTGCGAAGGGTCATCCGAAAACTCCGAGAAATTAGCTAGTGCAAAGACCCGCAGGCCTTGGCCTAAGTGTCTAACAGGGCAACAAGGTCGCAACAGCGTGAGCGCAAGCGGCCCAAGGTCTAGGCTTTGGTGACCGCCATCGTGCCCGAGGTTTTGACGACCAACTGGCGTTGACGGCGTAGACCTCTGCCTCGGTGAACATGATGTGACGGCCGGGCTTGAGCACCCAGGCTTCGCACACCAGCTTGTCACGTTTGGCCGCACGCAAGAGATTGACTTTGAACTCTGCCGTGAGCACCCAATGGCCATCCGGTGCCATGGTTTGTGCCGCAGCACCCATGGAGTGGTCGGCCAAGGATGCCAACACACCGGCATGCACGACGCCGGTGTGTTGCAGGTGCTTGGTCTGCAGCACGAGCTCTGTGCTGACCTTGCCGTCT is from Rhodoferax aquaticus and encodes:
- a CDS encoding SDR family oxidoreductase codes for the protein MTARTIQQLFDLTGKTALVTGGSRGLGLQIAHALGEAGAKVMISSRKAEDLEVAVAELQGAGIDARWVAADCAKDTEITRLADETLQRMGDVDILVNNAGAAWGAPAEDHSAEAWDKVMNLNVRGYFLLSQAIAKKSMIGRKSGRIINVASIAGLNGNPEGMNTIAYNTSKGAVLNFTRALAAEWGKYNINVNAICPGFFPSKMTMGTLKAMGEERLAAGAPLKRLGDDEDLKGLAVLYASAAGKHITGQWLAVDGGVSVVTGG
- a CDS encoding PaaI family thioesterase, translating into MTIDLPTLRRFFQSAPFMADLGVEPVAVSDGKVSTELVLQTKHLQHTGVVHAGVLASLADHSMGAAAQTMAPDGHWVLTAEFKVNLLRAAKRDKLVCEAWVLKPGRHIMFTEAEVYAVNASWSSKPRARWRSPKPRPWAACAHAVATLLPC
- a CDS encoding isovaleryl-CoA dehydrogenase; translated protein: MHSQPLPTQPAPRLSAPTGPHSTHEVTNQAETLVDYNLFAHNQALQAALAFNAPSLDVQALHTLGAQWGSAAMQEHARLANVHTPQLRAHDRTGRRIDQVEFHPSYHALMAAATAAGLHASPWAPGQAFSHTRRAAAFMLFTEAEPSILCPISMTYAVMPALKANAAIYAAWSPGLLAPNYDPQLSLYSRKSGLTMGMGMTEKQGGSDVRANTTQATLQGSDAWGQRYSLVGHKWFFSAPMCDAFLVLAQTPAGLSCFFIPRVLPDFADPGSAGTLNAIRIQRLKDKLGNKANASSEVEFLGATAWLVGEEGRGVAQILEMGTMTRLDCALGTSGLMRQALSIALHHTAQRNAFGKRLIEQPLMRNVLADLAIESEAACALSMRLARSFDHADDAHERLMGRLLTPIAKYWICKRGSAFAQEAMECLGGNGYVEEGGEGTMARIYREMPLNSIWEGAGNIMALDLLRALRKGDVAHALARELAPARGAHPALDRLAAALPARVELMAHETEARRLAQDVALAVQAALLYQSAPAAVFQAFCDSRLGGNWGYTFGTLGDGVDFDTILARAMPTATRTHA
- a CDS encoding GNAT family N-acetyltransferase, giving the protein MTKEPQLHWKLSAFDSLNVHELYDFLQLRSEVFGLEQNCLFQDVDGYDQIAHHLMGYVGPQLVAYARCFAAHGKYAEASIGRVVTRPSARGTGLGHLLIEQAKLSVSTLWGPQPVRIGAQARLEKFYTDHGFVNDNKPYMEDGIPHLEMVWTP
- a CDS encoding acyl-CoA dehydrogenase, which produces MTLRTTLDFLLHDWLDTLSLTSRERFTDHNRETFDAVLDTCERIAREKYAPFNRLIDVQEPHFDGDKVVLPQATQDAHDAFVASGMLSAAQDYALGGMQLPYTVELAANAFFSCASVGISAALLTGGNANLLMAHGTELQKEVFAKNEFAGRWAGTMCLSEPQAGSSLSDITTRAVPDTGSSTPWEQDPLGARYRLKGNKMWISAGDHELTENIVHLVLAKIPDADGKLVPGTKGISLFIVPKKLVDTQGQLTGVRNDVALAGLNHKLGWRGTTNCLLNFGEGKFSVDAQAGGPWGGGAGAIGYLVGQPGKGLQCMFHMMNEARIGVGMAATMLGMAGYYAALDYAQNRPQGRPITGNGKDPAQPQTRIIEHADVKRMLLAQKAYCEGALALELYCARLVDEQHTGNPAEVADARLLLEVLLPIAKSWPSEWCLEANSLAIQVHGGYGYTRDFPVEQYWRDNRLNMIHEGTHGIQAMDLLGRKVLMDEGKGLKLLSHRIMATVHRASGIPALALHAKALGRTLQDVGEATQQAWSTGVPTDALANAVPYMQAFGHTVLAWIWLDVAACALDNDPAQSEVSTQGHVGCARYFFHYELPKTKAWLAVVQSRDMTCATFPSEAF
- a CDS encoding glutathione S-transferase family protein codes for the protein MAELILHHYPQSPFAEKVRLVLGYKQLAWKSVFIPVVMPKPDLVALTGGYRKTPVLQIGCDVYCDTALICDVLEHVQPTPTLYPEGHKGMARVFAQWADTTLFWTAMPYNLQPQGVAAMFAGAPPEAAQAFAGDRAAMSTGMNRIRPADATAAYKSYLRRMASMLEDSPFLMGSAPCIADFSAYHALWFTRHAVGALRAILDATPSVLAWMDRMAAIGHGQAGRMSATEAIAVCAQSMGASTEKASVFQDEHGIALGSQVTVQAESFGSELTEGELVAATRTRYTLRRTDARAGVVHVHFPRVGYVLKKAKPV
- a CDS encoding PaaI family thioesterase; amino-acid sequence: MKAQADVASVDVTGAVPGLGVGTPFVQHLGIRFVSHEGGHSELAFAPGPEHLNSYEVAHGGAVMTLLDVTMATAARTLQPTMGVVTVEMKTSFMRGAVGPLTAKGSVLHQTATLAFTQATVFDAKGKACAHATGTFKFVRALLPRPRKAQNMEENTA
- a CDS encoding SDR family oxidoreductase yields the protein MPHPFTNTTAVLTGAGSGFGLECARLGAKLGMNLVLADVQQDALDKAAAEVSALGAPTLAMRVDVSKAADVEALGAATLARFGAPHLVFNNAGVGTAGLIWEHSVKDWEWVLGVNVMGVAHGVRVFTPMMLAAAAKDPAYRGHIVNTASMAGMVNMPNMGVYNVSKHAVVSLSETLYQDLSLVTDQISASVLCPFFVPTGINQSHRNRPADAADAPLTQSQRIGQAMSDKAVGSGKVSAAEVAQMVFDAVAARQFYIYSHPKTIGSVQTRLEDIMQIRNPSDPFAHKPELGAELRKALR
- a CDS encoding L,D-transpeptidase family protein gives rise to the protein MPRVLTLCVLAVMVGVSMGLPEWAQARPRTVPESPAPASSQDGRAEAQLIQIYRLIGAGRHRDALRQAQALVEAYPHFQLAQLVYGDLLATQVRPVQRLGDVSAELEQAGAANLQALRQESQLRIAALQQRPPADALPAQFIGLSKRNKHAIAVDTAKARLYLFENTNRGTKLIADYYISVGKAGVGKNVEGDQRTPLGVYFITSNLDPKSLQDLYGTGALPINYPNVLDLRRGKTGSGIWLHGTPSAQFSRAPLATDGCVAIANPDLDRIIQTVEIRTTPVLIGKNFTWTTPAQVQRERQQWEETLRQWASAKSTGRLNEVLNYYAADFNAAGKDRVAFARAMQAALGKDKGKPIELNDVSLIRWSDEAEIMVATFGELKQGARTGKTVRQYWQKRADTWRIIYEGAQG